A single Streptomyces sp. 2114.4 DNA region contains:
- the ehuA gene encoding ectoine/hydroxyectoine ABC transporter ATP-binding protein EhuA: MSADHTPSKDTATPADGTSPRTESGEGTELIRFDKVTKRFGTNTVLDSLDFTVSSGKHVTLIGPSGSGKTTILRLLMTLLKPDEGTIKVGGEYLTHEEKGGKLVPAGEKHCREVRKNIGMVFQQFNLFPNMKVLRNITEAPVHVLGLDKDAAEERARDLLELVGLTAHLDKYPTQLSGGQQQRVAIARALAMRPQVLLLDEVTSALDPELVAGVLDVLRDIAHTTDITMLCVTHEMNFARDISDCVMMFDQGRVIEFGPPERIFSEPEHERTREFLSAVL; the protein is encoded by the coding sequence TTGTCCGCTGACCACACCCCCTCGAAAGACACGGCCACCCCGGCGGACGGGACCTCCCCCCGGACGGAGTCCGGGGAAGGCACCGAGCTGATCCGCTTCGACAAGGTCACCAAGCGGTTCGGGACCAACACCGTCCTGGACTCCCTGGACTTCACCGTCTCGTCCGGCAAGCACGTCACCCTCATCGGCCCGTCCGGTTCCGGCAAGACCACCATCCTGCGGCTGCTGATGACGCTGCTGAAGCCGGACGAGGGGACGATCAAGGTCGGTGGCGAGTATCTGACCCATGAGGAAAAGGGCGGCAAGCTCGTACCGGCCGGGGAGAAGCACTGCCGCGAGGTGCGCAAGAACATCGGCATGGTGTTCCAGCAGTTCAACCTCTTCCCGAACATGAAGGTGCTGCGGAACATCACCGAGGCGCCGGTACACGTCCTCGGGCTGGACAAGGACGCCGCCGAGGAGCGGGCCCGCGACCTCCTCGAACTGGTGGGCCTGACCGCGCACCTCGACAAGTACCCGACCCAGCTCTCCGGCGGCCAGCAGCAGCGGGTCGCCATCGCGCGGGCGCTGGCGATGCGCCCGCAGGTGCTGCTGCTGGACGAGGTGACCTCCGCGCTCGACCCGGAGCTGGTGGCCGGGGTGCTGGACGTCCTGCGGGACATCGCGCACACCACGGACATCACGATGCTGTGCGTCACCCACGAGATGAACTTCGCCCGGGACATCTCCGACTGCGTGATGATGTTCGATCAGGGGCGGGTGATCGAATTCGGGCCGCCGGAGCGGATCTTCAGCGAGCCGGAGCACGAGCGCA